In Candidatus Obscuribacterales bacterium, the following are encoded in one genomic region:
- a CDS encoding ABC transporter ATP-binding protein: MSAIQFDQVFLKFPQASHPAVNHCSFTVQEGELVVILGPSGCGKTTLLKMVNRLYEPSQGAITLYGRDIRRMNVSKLRQQIGYVIQQSGLFPHMTVAQNVAVVPELLGWPKPKIQARIDELLALVSLAPGEYRDRYPSQLSGGQQQRVGLARALAGDPQVMLMDEPFGAIDAITRAGLQDEILRLQRQLKKTILFVSHDVEEALRLADRILILQQGKIVQYDTPFAVLTRPVNSFVHDLMGADDVVRQLRLLRVETAMVQPPDNYHHNGQPAIAPHDSLRHALSLILKTGAPQLTVLDQGKPIGVLTLDHIRDSATAVQV, encoded by the coding sequence GTGAGTGCAATTCAATTTGATCAGGTTTTTCTGAAATTTCCCCAGGCATCCCACCCTGCCGTCAATCACTGTAGCTTTACAGTGCAAGAGGGAGAACTTGTGGTAATCCTCGGGCCATCGGGATGTGGCAAAACCACGCTCCTGAAGATGGTGAACCGTCTGTATGAGCCCAGCCAAGGGGCGATTACGCTCTACGGTCGTGATATTCGCCGCATGAATGTCTCAAAGCTGCGGCAGCAAATTGGCTACGTCATCCAGCAGTCGGGGCTTTTTCCCCATATGACCGTGGCCCAAAACGTGGCAGTGGTGCCAGAACTCTTGGGCTGGCCCAAGCCCAAAATCCAAGCCCGCATTGATGAACTGCTGGCCTTGGTGAGCCTAGCTCCCGGAGAATATCGCGATCGCTATCCCTCCCAACTCTCCGGAGGGCAGCAGCAACGGGTGGGACTGGCGCGGGCCCTAGCTGGCGATCCGCAGGTGATGCTCATGGATGAACCCTTTGGAGCCATCGATGCCATCACCCGCGCCGGTCTGCAGGATGAAATTCTTCGCCTCCAGCGTCAGCTCAAAAAAACCATCCTGTTTGTCTCCCACGACGTGGAAGAAGCCCTGAGGTTAGCCGATCGCATCTTGATTCTGCAGCAGGGCAAGATTGTGCAATATGATACGCCCTTTGCCGTTTTGACTCGACCTGTAAATAGCTTCGTTCATGACCTCATGGGTGCTGATGATGTAGTGCGTCAACTGCGGCTGCTGCGGGTGGAAACCGCCATGGTGCAGCCGCCCGATAATTACCACCACAATGGTCAACCCGCGATCGCTCCCCACGATAGCCTGCGCCATGCCCTGTCGCTGATTCTCAAAACCGGCGCACCTCAACTGACCGTCTTGGATCAAGGAAAACCCATCGGCGTGCTCACCCTAGACCATATTCGAGACTCAGCCACCGCCGTACAGGTCTAG
- a CDS encoding ABC transporter permease produces MDYLWNNPGQVWGYLLQHLQMTGTALAIAIMIAVPLSVLIARSRWLTVPVMGTLGIIYTIPSLALIILLVPLLGLNAQSVIAAMVLYIQVILVRNLSVALQSIDPALIEAAKGMGMDVGQRWWRVQVPLVLPIFLAGVRLSAIVAIAIATIGAKFGAGGLGVLLFEGIAQAGRYDKIWAGAIAVSLLALAINLGILVLERITTPPPLRNPQRSQPSKVLEPSNIPKS; encoded by the coding sequence ATGGACTATTTATGGAACAATCCAGGTCAGGTCTGGGGCTACTTGCTCCAGCATCTGCAAATGACCGGCACAGCCCTGGCGATCGCCATTATGATTGCCGTGCCGCTCTCAGTGTTGATTGCCCGCAGTCGCTGGCTCACCGTGCCGGTCATGGGCACCCTCGGCATCATCTACACCATTCCTAGCTTGGCGTTGATTATCCTCTTGGTGCCGCTGCTGGGGCTCAATGCCCAGTCGGTGATTGCCGCCATGGTGCTGTATATTCAGGTGATTTTAGTACGCAATCTATCCGTGGCCCTGCAGTCCATTGATCCGGCCCTGATCGAAGCTGCAAAGGGCATGGGCATGGATGTGGGGCAACGCTGGTGGCGCGTGCAGGTGCCCCTCGTGCTACCGATCTTTTTAGCCGGGGTACGGCTCTCGGCCATTGTCGCCATCGCCATCGCCACCATCGGAGCCAAGTTTGGAGCTGGCGGCCTGGGGGTCTTGCTATTTGAAGGCATTGCCCAAGCCGGACGTTACGACAAAATCTGGGCAGGAGCGATCGCTGTATCACTCCTGGCCCTAGCCATCAACCTGGGTATTTTAGTCCTAGAGCGGATCACCACACCGCCGCCGCTGCGCAACCCTCAGCGCTCTCAACCATCCAAGGTCTTAGAACCATCAAACATCCCAAAATCATGA
- a CDS encoding metallophosphoesterase — MSSGRRIFIGDVHGHYDGLMALFDAIAPASDDQIYFLGDLIDRGPKSCDVVEFVKQQNYTCIMGNHEHLLLEALIEEGVHPPALQAWLYSGGQSTVSSYKSVDHLLEHRNWIRTLPTHLDLGDIWLAHAGIHPGLPVAEQTTQELCWIRERFHSMTQPYFEDKLIIIGHTITFTLPGVNPGELAQGQGWLDIDTGAYHPKSGWLTGVDVDHHQVYQVNVFDQSTRTLPLHKAVTQIDPSKVLERRRHLMQL, encoded by the coding sequence GTGTCTAGTGGTCGTCGAATTTTTATTGGAGATGTTCATGGTCATTACGATGGGCTAATGGCCCTCTTTGATGCGATCGCTCCCGCCTCCGACGACCAAATCTACTTCCTCGGAGACCTCATTGATCGTGGCCCCAAAAGCTGTGACGTGGTGGAGTTCGTCAAACAGCAGAACTACACCTGCATTATGGGCAATCACGAACACCTCTTGCTCGAAGCTCTAATCGAAGAAGGCGTCCATCCTCCCGCCCTGCAGGCATGGCTCTATAGCGGCGGTCAATCCACCGTTTCTAGCTACAAAAGTGTCGATCATCTGCTCGAACACCGCAACTGGATTCGCACCCTCCCCACCCACCTCGATCTAGGGGATATCTGGCTGGCTCACGCTGGCATCCATCCAGGGCTACCCGTGGCTGAGCAAACCACCCAAGAACTATGCTGGATCCGCGAACGCTTCCACAGCATGACCCAGCCCTACTTTGAAGACAAACTGATCATTATTGGTCACACCATCACCTTTACGCTGCCAGGGGTGAACCCAGGTGAGTTGGCCCAAGGACAAGGCTGGCTTGATATTGATACCGGAGCCTACCATCCCAAGAGCGGCTGGCTCACAGGCGTTGATGTCGATCATCATCAGGTATACCAAGTCAACGTGTTTGATCAATCAACCCGTACCCTCCCTCTCCATAAAGCCGTCACCCAGATTGATCCCAGCAAGGTGCTGGAACGCCGCCGTCACCTGATGCAGCTCTAA
- a CDS encoding DUF4330 domain-containing protein produces MAIIDSNGRLFGKVSILDIGAAVIILLVLAGVFLFPGTSGSVAQLGVTTRPVEVDLMVRGLTVAEPQALVTSMREEGRLNIIIRNQPAGSVGVKEIQELPRSVAVPQPDGSVAAFPDPRPELGFTLDMLVTLADDAQITDGGPVFGNNKVKIGTQIEVEGLTYRFNTSVVGVRILEES; encoded by the coding sequence ATGGCGATTATTGATTCAAACGGGCGATTATTTGGGAAGGTGAGCATCCTCGATATTGGTGCCGCCGTGATTATTTTGCTGGTGCTGGCCGGCGTGTTTCTCTTTCCCGGCACATCGGGCTCTGTGGCGCAATTGGGCGTCACCACGCGGCCTGTGGAAGTGGATTTGATGGTGCGTGGGTTGACGGTGGCAGAACCCCAAGCGTTGGTCACCAGCATGCGTGAAGAGGGTCGCCTCAATATCATCATTCGCAATCAACCGGCGGGGTCGGTGGGGGTGAAGGAGATTCAAGAATTGCCGCGATCGGTGGCGGTGCCCCAACCTGATGGTTCTGTGGCGGCATTTCCCGATCCGCGGCCAGAATTGGGTTTTACGTTAGACATGCTGGTGACCTTGGCAGATGATGCTCAGATTACAGATGGGGGGCCTGTTTTTGGCAACAACAAGGTCAAAATTGGTACCCAGATTGAAGTGGAGGGGTTGACCTATCGCTTTAATACATCGGTGGTTGGGGTGAGGATTTTGGAGGAATCCTAG